The following DNA comes from Streptomyces pristinaespiralis.
CGGACCCCGGTGGTGTGCCGGGGGTCACTCGGCAGCGGTTTGCCTTCGGTGGGGGAGGGTGCGTATGGTGGTAGATCGTTTGATCCCATTGCCCGGCGCCGAAACAGAAGAGCGCCGCGTGGCGCGTACTCTCCCTAGCCGTGGCTGACCGCATCGAGGCGGTCGAATTGCGAATTCACGGAGTTTGGGCGCGTGCCGAGACTCCGGAAGGTTTCGCATTTCGCATGTCCACTTTCAGCACTGATCACGCCGTCATGCCCGAGAACGACGAGATTGTCGAGACGGTCGTCGTCGACGCCGCAGAGGCCGCAGAGGCCTCCGAGGAGCCGCAGACCACGTTCTCCGACCTCGGTCTCCCCGAGGGCGTCGTGCGCAAGCTCGCCCAGAACGGCGTGACCACGCCCTTCCCGATCCAGGCCGCGACCATCCCGGACGCCCTGGCCGGCAAGGACATCCTCGGCCGTGGCCGCACCGGCTCCGGCAAGACCCTCTCCTTCGGTCTGCCGACCCTGGCCACGCTGGCCGGCGGCCACACCGAGAAGAAGAAGCCCCGCGCGATCATCCTCACCCCGACCCGTGAGCTCGCGATGCAGGTCGCGGACGCGCTGCAGCCCTACGGCGACGTGCTCGGCCTCAAGATGAAGGTCGTCTGCGGCGGTACCTCCATGGGCAACCAGATCTACGCCCTCGAGCGCGGCGTCGACGTCCTCGTCGCCACCCCGGGCCGCCTGCGCGACATCATCAACCGCGGCGCCTGCTCCCTGGAGAACGTCCGGGTCGCAGTCCTCGACGAGGCCGACCAGATGTCCGACCTGGGCTTCCTGCCCGAGGTCACCGAGCTGCTCGACCAGATCCCGGCCGGCGGCCAGCGCATGCTCTTCTCCGCCACCATGGAGAACGAGATCAGCACGCTGGTCAAGCGCTACCTGACCGACCCGGTCACGCACGAGGTCGACAGCGCCCAGGGCAACGTCACGACCATGAGCCACCACGTGCTCGTCGTGAAGCCCAAGGACAAGGCGCCGGTCACGGCCGCCATCGCCGCCCGTAAGGGCCGCACGATCATCTTCGTCCGCACCCAGCTCGGCGCCGACCGCATCGCGGAGCAGCTGCGCGAGTCGGGCGTGAAGGCGGACGCGCTGCACGGCGGTATGACCCAGGGCGCCCGTACCCGCACGCTGGCCGACTTCAAGGAGGGCTACGTCAACGCGCTCGTCGCGACCGACGTCGCCGCCCGCGGTATCCACGTCGACGGCATCGACCTGGTCCTGAACGTGGACCCGGCCGGTGACCACAAGGACTACCTGCACCGCTCCGGCCGTACGGCCCGTGCCGGCAAGTCCGGTGTCGTCGTCTCGCTGTCGCTGCCGCACCAGCGCCGCCAGATCTTCCGCCTGATGGAGGACGCGGGCGTCGACGCCTCGCGTCACATCGTCGGCGGAGCGGGCGCGTTCGACCCGGAGGTCGCCGAGATCACCGGCGCCCGTTCGCTGACCGAGGTCCAGGCCGACTCCGCGAACAACGCCGCCAAGCAGGCCGAGCGCGAGGTCGTCGAACTGACCCGCCAGCTCGAGCGCGTCCAGCGCCGTGCGACCGAGCTGCGCGAGGAGGCCGACCGTCTGGTCGCCCGCGCCGCCCGTGAGCGTGGTGAGGACCCGGAGGCAGCGGTCGCCGAGGTGACCGAGGCCGCGGTGGCCGAGCTCGCCGCGGTGCCGGAGCAGGCCGAGCCGGTGCGCGACTCCCGTGACGAGCGTCCCTCGTCCGACCGCCGTGACGAGCGTGGCAACTTCCGCCGCGACGACCGTCGTGACGACCGCGGTGGCCGTTCCTTCGAGCGCCGTGACGACCGTGGCGGCGACCGCGGTGGTGACCGTGGCGGCTTCCGTCGTGACGACCGTGGTGGCCGTTCCTTCGAGCGTCGTGACGGTGACCGTGGCGGCTTCCGCCGGGACAACGACCGCGGTGGGGACCGTGGTGGCTTCCGTCGCGACGACCGTCGTGACGACCGCGGTGGCCGTACCTTCGAGCGCCGTGACGACCGCGGTGGCGACCGTGGCGGCTTCCGCCGCGAGGACGACCGTGGTGGCCGTTCCTTCGAGCGCCGTGACGGTGACCGTGGCGGCTTCCGCCGGGACAACGACCGCGGTGGCGACCGTGGTGGCTTCCGCCGCGACGACCGCCCCGCCGGTCACCGTGGCAGCGACCGTCCGTTCAACCGTGACCGCCGTGACGACCGCCCCTCGAGCGGCTTCCGTCCCGGTGCCGGCGACCGCCCGTACGGCCGCCGCGACGACCACCGCGGTGGCGCCGGTTCGAGCTCCGGCTCCTTCGGTGGCGGCCGCCGTGACGACAAGCCGCGCTGGAAGCGCAACGGCTGACGCTGTGTGACCTGCTGAAACAGGGCCCGTACGACACCTCGGTGGCGTACGGGCCCTGTCGCGTTGAACGGGTTCGAAAACCCCTTCCGTTGCTGGTGAGGCTGCTGTTAATGTCAGCCCACTTGCATGGGGGCGGGTGCGGCCCGGGGGGGCCTTCACACACTGCTGTTCCAGCACCGGCACCGCTGATTGCCCCATGCCTCTCTTATGCATCCCGGGGAGGGACCCGAGTGCCTCGAAGCGCTCTCGTACGCCGTTCCATCGCAGCCGTGGCCGCAGCGACCCTTGTCGCCGGCGTCGGCCCCTTCGCGCTCACGGCCACCGCGGCCGAGGGCGACGGAGTCGTCTTTCCGGCGGCCGCCGCGTCACAGCCGCGGACCGTCGTCCCGCTCGTCGCGGGCCCCACCGGCTACCTGCGCTACGAGCAGGGCGTCGGACATTTCTGGAGCACCTATGCCGGTGTCTCCACGCCGATCTCCGTGGAAGAGGAGGGGCCAGAGGCCGACGGCACGTACGGTGCCGGTCTCGACGGCTTCGCCACGTACTTGGCCGACTGGACACCGCGGTCGGACTCGGTCCGGCTGGTGAACATGGCCACGGACAGCGTCAGCTACCTCGACATCCCGAGCGGTCACCGGTACGTCGGTGCCTTCGGTTCCACGGTCGTCACCTTCACCCAGGAGACGGCGACCGCCCCGCGCGCGTGGCACCTGCTCCGGCTGGTGAACGGCTCGGTGCAGGACACACCCGTGACCGGCTGGCCGGAGGGCGCGCTGCCGCCCGCCAAGGCGGTGACCGGGGGCGCGGACGGCGTCCTCGTCACGTACGAGGTGGGTGGCGTCCCCCGCTCCGGCTGGGTCGATCTGGCCTCGGCACAGGTCCGCCCCCTCCCCGCCGACGCGACCGCTCGGCCGGTGTCCACCGTTCACGGCCCGACCGAGGTCGTGGAGTGGGCGAAGGACGGCAAGGCGCGGTTCTACGCCAAGGGGGGCGCCGACGCGTCGGGGCCGCTCGCCCTGACCGCCACGGCCGATCTCCCGTACAACGAGGGCGATGTGCTGCTCGGCGTCGTCGGCGACCGGCTGATCGTCGGCCGCGCCTCCGGCCAGGCGTCCTCCGCCCCGTACCGCGTGGTCTCCGTGCCGCGCACGGGCGGGGACGAGACCACGCTCTTCGCCCACGGGCGGGGACAGGTGATGGCGGCTCCGGACGGTGGGCTGCTGCTCGTCGCCGGTACGGCCGCCGACGCGCTGGGCGTCCAGCGGCTCCGGGCGGAGGGGGACGGGACGACCGCGGCCGAGCTGGCGGACGTCACCCCGCTCACCTCGAAGCCGAGGTCGCTCAGTTTCAGCCATGGCCGGCTCCATTCCCTCGAGCGGATGCCGGACGAGACCAACTCCTACCGTTCGCGGACGGTTTCGGTCACGGGTGAGCTGACGGCCGGAGCGACGCAGGAGCACGGTGACTTCGGCTTCCCGCTCGAAGAGTGCACCGACTCGAACGGCTGTCCGGAACCCATGGCCACCGGCGACGGACGCATGGTCGTCCAGCCGCCCTACGGGTCGGACCTCCCGGCCCTGGTGGTGGAGCCGGGCGGGACCTCGGGGCGCGTCCTCAGCGACGAACTCGAGAACGTCCGGATCAATGACGTCTCCGGGCGTTACGCGATCGGCAGCGGACGGACCGGGACGGGCGAGTGGGTGTCCAACACCGCCTTCGATCTGGACACGGGCAAGCGACTCGCCACGTTCGAGGTTCCGTTCGACCACGACCTGTACGGCGACACTCTGTGGACACAGGGCGCGGTGAACGGAACGGTCGTCGGCTACGACGTCCGCACCGGCGCCGTGAAGCGCACGGTGGATCTCGGAACCGGCTGCCGGGCGGAGTTCCTCAAGGTCACGGCCCACTGGCTGAGCTGGAGCTGCGCCGGCATCCCCGACAGGGGCGGCATCTACGACCTGGACAAGAACACCAACCTGGACTACACCGAGCCGTTCTCGCAGCTCGGCGACGGCTACGTCGTCCAAACCCATGGCCGGGAGGTGCGGGTCACCGACGTCCGCGGTCCCGAGCCGGTCCTCAAGGCGACCTACCTGACCAGCGACTACAACTACGAGTCCGGCCTGTACGCCGTCGACACCGCCGCCGGCCGCGTCGCCTACCAGGAGAACGCCGCCGGTGACATCCGGGTGGCCGATCTCGGGATCCCGGCCTCGCCGCTGGCCCGTATCGATGCCGACGTGGCGACGGGCGCGGACCTGAAGGCCGGGGCGTGGAAGCCGCGTTGGTGGCTGTCGAAGCCTGCCGGGTCGTGGCAGCTGACGCTGACGAGCAGGACGACCGGCGCGGTGGTCCGGACCCTGTCAGGGGGCGAGGCGCGCGGCGTGGTGGGCCCGGTGTGGGACGGCAAGGACACGGCGGGCAGGTTCGTCGGGAACGGCGCGTACACGTGGGCGCTGAGCGTGAAGCCGGCCGACGGCCAGGGCGCGGACCTGACGGCGGCGGGCGCGGTGTCCGTGACCGGCGCCGGGGCGGTCCGGCGGGATCTGGTCGGCGACGACGGTGCCGGCGATCTGCTGGTGATGGATTCGGCGGGTCTGGTGTCGCTGTACAAGGGCACGGGCTCGGGTGGTCTGTCGGCGCGGATCGCCGGGTCGGGTGGCGTGTTCCCGACGTCGTCGGTGCCGGTGCCGTTCGGTGACGTGAACGGGGACCGCTGCAACGACGTCCTGGTGCGGGTCGGCGATCAGCTGCGTGCGTACCGGCCGGGCTGCGGCAGGATCGTGTCCGCGTCGTCCCCGTACACGCTGATCGGCACCGGGTGGGGGCAGTACGACGTGCTGACCTCCCCTGGAGACGTGAACGGCGACGGGTACCAGGACCTGGTGGCGCGTCAGGCGTCGACCGGCGACATGTACTTCTACGCGGGGACGGCCGATCACCGGCTCAAGAGCCGGGTGAAGATCGGCACGAACTGGAAGACGTACACGAAGATCACCGGGGTCGGCGACCTGAACGGTGACGGCCACGGTGACCTGCTGGGCATCGACTCGGCGGGTGCGCTGTGGCGGTACTACGGCACCGCATCGGGTGCCGTGACGCCGCGCGTGAAGCTGGCGACGGGCTGGGGCGGCTACACCTCGGTGGTCGGAGTGGGCGACATCAGCGGTGACGGGAAGCCGGAGCTCGTGGGTCGTACGGGTGACGGCCGGCTGTACCGGCACAGCGCGACGGGGACCGGCACGCTGGCGGCCCGGGTGGTGATCGGCACGGGCGGCTGGCAGGCGTTCAAGGGCCTGTACTGACGTGCTTTTGCCGCGGCCCGGGACGACCGGGCCGCGGCGGGACCGGGCCGGTGTCGGATACCCGATCGGTTCCGGGGATCTCTTTGGTTATGCTCAGGGGTGTTGCGCCGAGGGCCGTTAGCTCAATTGGCAGAGCAGCGGACTTTTAATCCGTTGGTTGTGGGTTCGAGTCCCACACGGCCTACCACTCAGCCCCAGGTCAGGAAGGTTCTGGCCTGGGGCTGATCTTGTTCGTGGCCCGAGCGGGCGGCCCCGGCCCCCGGGGGCGGGCCCGCAGGCACCCCTGATACCCGCGCACACTGGAATCAGGAGGTGTACCCATGGCTCTCGAAGACGACTGCGACCACACGACCGGGATCCAGCACGACATCACCAGGACGGAGGACGAGGAGCTCGGGGCGAAGCGGTACCTCTGTGGCAAGTGCGGGCACGAGTACACGGTTCCGCGGCAGGACACCGCGACCGAGGACCCCGGCGACCGGCCGGCGGGGTAGCGGCGTACACCGGAGCGATGATCGCGCCGCTCCCCGTGGGCGCCCGCACCGCCTGTCCGGTCGGCGGCCGCGCGGGCCGGACGCTCAGCCGCGTCGTCGGCAGCAGAGGAAGACCTGTTCCTCCGGCGGCACGTCGCTGATCGCCGGGGCGTAGGTGTACGAGGACTCCTCGAGGATCTCGAAGTCCTGCTCGACGACCTTGCGCAGCTCCTCGCGGAGGTAGCCGGACACCCGGATGCTCTTTCCGAGGAACGGGATCGCGCGGTTGTCCATGTCCGCCTCCACCATCGAGAGCACGAACAGGCCGCCGGGGACCAGCAGATGGCGGACGGTCCGCAGCGCCTCGGGGATCTCGGCGCGGGGGAGCATGAGCAGGGAGAAGAAGGCCGTGACCGCGTCGAAGCGGCCGAGGTCCGCGGCGCCGTCCGGCCGGAGGTCCGCGATGTCGAGCTGGTGGAACTCCCCCTCCGGCACGTTCTCCTGGGCGAGTCTCACCATCTCCTTCGACAGGTCGACGCCCACCACCTGGAACCCGGCGTCCGCCAGCCGGCGCGCGGTCGGAACTCCGGTGCCGCAGCCCAGGTCCAGCACCCGCGCCCCCGTGGACAGTGCCCCGGCCAGCCAATCGCCGGCGGAGACCTGGCCCTCCTTGTGCGGGAAGGCGTCGTCGTAGCTGTCGCCGATGGCGTCGAAGGCTTCTGCCTGCTCCCTGCGATCGGGCCTCATGCCCTCGTAGTCGGCGTCGCTTTTCCCGTTTGTCACGAAAGTACCTTTCGGAGGCCGCCTTGGGTGTCCCATAATCACCCCGCCGCTGCCCGATGTCAGGCGGATGTGCATCGCAGGCCGCTCGATTCGGGCGCTCGGCGGCAGAGCGGGGGTGGCCCGGGATTCCGGGGCCGCGCGCGGAACGGGACCCCAAATACGACTCTCAAATGCGTGTTTGTTAGCGTCACCTCGTGCGACTGACCAAGTTCACCGATCTGGCGCTTCGCGCCGTCATGCGCCTCGCCGTCTTGGAGCAGGGCGGGCCCCTGACGACCCGCGAGGTGGCGGAGGAGATGAACGTCCCGTACGCGCACATGGCCAAGGCGATCGCCCGGCTCCAGCACCTCGGAGTCCTGGAAGCCCGGCGAGGGCGCGGCGGGGGCCTCGAGCTGACCGTGCTCGGCCGCCGGGCGTCCGTCGGCTGGCTGGTGCGGGAGCTGGAGGGGGAAGGGGAAGTGGTCGCCTGTGAGGGCGATGCACCGTGCCCCCTGCGCGGGGCCTGCCGGCTGCGGCGGGCGCTGCGGGACGCGCAGGAGGCCTTTCACGCCACCCTGGACCCGCTGACGGTGGCGGATCTGGTGGCTTCGCCCGCCGGGCCGGTCCTGGTCGGGCTCTCGGGTCGCCGCACCGGATGAAATCAGTTTGAAGCCGTGCCCCCGAGGGGGTCGAGAACGACGGCTTTTAATGCGCCGATGACATACCAATTAAGGAGTAGTCGTGCTCTCCGAGCAGTCCGTACCGGTCGTCCGTGCCACCCTCCCCGTCGTCGGAGCCGCCATCGGTGACATCACCGAGCTGTTCTACCGCAAGCTGTTCGACGACCGGCCCGAGCTGCTGCGTGACTTCTTCAACCGGGGCAACCAGGCGACCGGCGAGCAGAAGCAGGCGCTGGCC
Coding sequences within:
- a CDS encoding DEAD/DEAH box helicase; the encoded protein is MSTFSTDHAVMPENDEIVETVVVDAAEAAEASEEPQTTFSDLGLPEGVVRKLAQNGVTTPFPIQAATIPDALAGKDILGRGRTGSGKTLSFGLPTLATLAGGHTEKKKPRAIILTPTRELAMQVADALQPYGDVLGLKMKVVCGGTSMGNQIYALERGVDVLVATPGRLRDIINRGACSLENVRVAVLDEADQMSDLGFLPEVTELLDQIPAGGQRMLFSATMENEISTLVKRYLTDPVTHEVDSAQGNVTTMSHHVLVVKPKDKAPVTAAIAARKGRTIIFVRTQLGADRIAEQLRESGVKADALHGGMTQGARTRTLADFKEGYVNALVATDVAARGIHVDGIDLVLNVDPAGDHKDYLHRSGRTARAGKSGVVVSLSLPHQRRQIFRLMEDAGVDASRHIVGGAGAFDPEVAEITGARSLTEVQADSANNAAKQAEREVVELTRQLERVQRRATELREEADRLVARAARERGEDPEAAVAEVTEAAVAELAAVPEQAEPVRDSRDERPSSDRRDERGNFRRDDRRDDRGGRSFERRDDRGGDRGGDRGGFRRDDRGGRSFERRDGDRGGFRRDNDRGGDRGGFRRDDRRDDRGGRTFERRDDRGGDRGGFRREDDRGGRSFERRDGDRGGFRRDNDRGGDRGGFRRDDRPAGHRGSDRPFNRDRRDDRPSSGFRPGAGDRPYGRRDDHRGGAGSSSGSFGGGRRDDKPRWKRNG
- a CDS encoding FG-GAP-like repeat-containing protein, coding for MAAATLVAGVGPFALTATAAEGDGVVFPAAAASQPRTVVPLVAGPTGYLRYEQGVGHFWSTYAGVSTPISVEEEGPEADGTYGAGLDGFATYLADWTPRSDSVRLVNMATDSVSYLDIPSGHRYVGAFGSTVVTFTQETATAPRAWHLLRLVNGSVQDTPVTGWPEGALPPAKAVTGGADGVLVTYEVGGVPRSGWVDLASAQVRPLPADATARPVSTVHGPTEVVEWAKDGKARFYAKGGADASGPLALTATADLPYNEGDVLLGVVGDRLIVGRASGQASSAPYRVVSVPRTGGDETTLFAHGRGQVMAAPDGGLLLVAGTAADALGVQRLRAEGDGTTAAELADVTPLTSKPRSLSFSHGRLHSLERMPDETNSYRSRTVSVTGELTAGATQEHGDFGFPLEECTDSNGCPEPMATGDGRMVVQPPYGSDLPALVVEPGGTSGRVLSDELENVRINDVSGRYAIGSGRTGTGEWVSNTAFDLDTGKRLATFEVPFDHDLYGDTLWTQGAVNGTVVGYDVRTGAVKRTVDLGTGCRAEFLKVTAHWLSWSCAGIPDRGGIYDLDKNTNLDYTEPFSQLGDGYVVQTHGREVRVTDVRGPEPVLKATYLTSDYNYESGLYAVDTAAGRVAYQENAAGDIRVADLGIPASPLARIDADVATGADLKAGAWKPRWWLSKPAGSWQLTLTSRTTGAVVRTLSGGEARGVVGPVWDGKDTAGRFVGNGAYTWALSVKPADGQGADLTAAGAVSVTGAGAVRRDLVGDDGAGDLLVMDSAGLVSLYKGTGSGGLSARIAGSGGVFPTSSVPVPFGDVNGDRCNDVLVRVGDQLRAYRPGCGRIVSASSPYTLIGTGWGQYDVLTSPGDVNGDGYQDLVARQASTGDMYFYAGTADHRLKSRVKIGTNWKTYTKITGVGDLNGDGHGDLLGIDSAGALWRYYGTASGAVTPRVKLATGWGGYTSVVGVGDISGDGKPELVGRTGDGRLYRHSATGTGTLAARVVIGTGGWQAFKGLY
- a CDS encoding class I SAM-dependent DNA methyltransferase codes for the protein MTNGKSDADYEGMRPDRREQAEAFDAIGDSYDDAFPHKEGQVSAGDWLAGALSTGARVLDLGCGTGVPTARRLADAGFQVVGVDLSKEMVRLAQENVPEGEFHQLDIADLRPDGAADLGRFDAVTAFFSLLMLPRAEIPEALRTVRHLLVPGGLFVLSMVEADMDNRAIPFLGKSIRVSGYLREELRKVVEQDFEILEESSYTYAPAISDVPPEEQVFLCCRRRG
- a CDS encoding RrF2 family transcriptional regulator, which gives rise to MRLTKFTDLALRAVMRLAVLEQGGPLTTREVAEEMNVPYAHMAKAIARLQHLGVLEARRGRGGGLELTVLGRRASVGWLVRELEGEGEVVACEGDAPCPLRGACRLRRALRDAQEAFHATLDPLTVADLVASPAGPVLVGLSGRRTG